The Candidatus Celerinatantimonas neptuna DNA segment ACAATTTTTTCTATTTACAAACGCATAACTCCTGTTGGTACGGCTGTAACTCTCGATGATTTTCTTCAGCCGGGTAATCAACAGGTTGCCGCAGGTTATGTTGTTTACGGTTCATCGACCATGCTGGTTTATACAACAGGGCATGGTGTGCATGGTTTTACTTGCGATCCGTCTTTAGGTGTTTTTTATCTTTCCCATGAAAATATGACAATTCCGCAAGATGGGACGATTTATTCAATCAACGAAGGGAACTATATTAAGTTTCCTGATGGCGTGAAAAAATATATTAAATATTGCCAGGAACGTGATCAAGATACGCATCGCCCTTATACATCTCGTTATATTGGATCATTAGTTGCGGATTTTCACCGAAACCTGATTAAAGGGGGGCTATATATTTATCCTTCATATGCCGGTGCAGCCAAGGGGAAATTACGTCTGCTTTATGAATGTAATCCAATGGCTTTTTTAGCAGAACAAGCAGGAGGTAAAGCGACAGATGGTTTCAGGCGTATATTAGATATACAACCCTCAGAACTACATGAACGAACTCCATTTTTCTGCGGAAGTACTAAAATGGTGAATATGGCAGACGATTTTATGCGTAAATATTCATCTGAAGATGATCCAACTCAGCATAATCTATAAGAATGGCCAGCATTCAGGGGTCAGCATTATTTGCTGGCCTCGACCATATATC contains these protein-coding regions:
- the fbp gene encoding Fructose-1,6-bisphosphatase class 1; amino-acid sequence: MITLGEYIVSKQHRFPEASGELTQLLGSIRLAAKVVNREINKAGLVDIIGATGAENIQGEAQQKLDLYANEKFKAALEARGEVCGVASEEEENFIIFNGEKQSRSKYVVLMDPLDGSSNIDVNVTVGTIFSIYKRITPVGTAVTLDDFLQPGNQQVAAGYVVYGSSTMLVYTTGHGVHGFTCDPSLGVFYLSHENMTIPQDGTIYSINEGNYIKFPDGVKKYIKYCQERDQDTHRPYTSRYIGSLVADFHRNLIKGGLYIYPSYAGAAKGKLRLLYECNPMAFLAEQAGGKATDGFRRILDIQPSELHERTPFFCGSTKMVNMADDFMRKYSSEDDPTQHNL